A window of Komagataella phaffii GS115 chromosome 1, complete sequence contains these coding sequences:
- a CDS encoding Autophagy-related protein has translation MTSMDIPYSQISSFVNSSFFQKLSQLKLNKYRLDDTDKAIVGSVDFKFIGKNQPTSLSVDESSFNDNITYTHAQFPVKGILKNLNTVEDFRKVDKNEFLQSQGLVVHKSIQDRSCLKDLSKLTQFFILSFSDLKGFKFIYWFGFPSLVSRWKVNKLSGLTESQIEPYESKLNEWLNARLPIEQKQAFIIDNLEFKPFEQLSSFSPDDQLSIGFIDTSSILNKCSTQLRNILYMLAYYGFENIKVYNFRFNNTTSFTLDITLAEPLTSEPKTTGWERTAQGKLGPKLADIGALVDPARLADQSVDLNLKLMKWRVMPELDLDIIKNSKVLLLGAGTLGSYVSRVLLGYGVRHITFVDNGKVSFSNPVRQPLFNFTDCLEGGAPKAETAAKALKLIFPLITSQGYNLEVPMAGHPVTDEKRQYEDYQRLVTLIKEHDVVFLLMDSRETRWLPTVLCNVFDKICITAALGFDSYLVMRHGNLFNTEHIEAEENSHRLGCYFCNDIIAPKDSTTDRTLDQMCTVTRPGVALLASSLAAELFVSILQHPLKSHAPASLHDNATVLGCLPQQLRGFLHNFETSKLEANNYEYCSACSIQVLNEYKSRTWDFVKDALNENNYLEDLTGLTKVKQESEIAEKKFQEFENGLEFSDEDSEWIN, from the coding sequence ATGACAAGCATGGATATCCCCTATTCGCAAATAAGTTCATTTGTGAACTCGTCATTCTTCCAGAAGCTGTCCCAATTGAAGCTCAACAAATATAGACTGGACGACACGGACAAGGCGATAGTGGGCAGTGTCGATTTTAAGTTCATTGGGAAGAACCAGCCAACAAGTTTATCTGTAGATGAGTCAAGCTTCAATGATAATATAACTTACACGCATGCACAGTTCCCGGTCAAAGGAATACTGAAGAACTTAAACACGGTTGAGGATTTCAGAAAGGTGGACAAGAATgaatttcttcaatcaCAGGGTTTGGTGGTGCATAAATCAATTCAAGACCGTTCGTGTCTAAAAGATCTCTCAAAGTTGAcccaatttttcattctgTCCTTTAGCGACTTGAAAGGgttcaaattcatctaTTGGTTTGGCTTCCCATCATTAGTGAGTAGATGGAAAGTAAACAAACTGAGTGGTCTAACTGAATCGCAGATAGAGCCGTATGAAAGTAAGCTTAACGAGTGGCTAAATGCTCGTTTGCCCATTGAGCAAAAGCAAGCTTTCATTATTGACAACCTTGAATTCAAACCGTTTGAACAAttgtcaagtttttcaCCTGACGATCAGCTTAGCATTGGGTTTATTGACACCAGCAGCATCCTCAACAAATGTTCCACCCAGTTGAGAAATATTCTGTACATGCTGGCTTATTATGGCTTTGAGAACATCAAAGTATACAATTTCAGATTCAACAATACCACATCCTTTACATTAGACATCACTCTTGCTGAGCCTCTTACTTCCGAGCCAAAAACAACAGGGTGGGAGAGAACTGCTCAAGGTAAGTTGGGCCCCAAACTGGCCGATATAGGTGCTTTGGTTGACCCTGCCCGCTTGGCTGACCAATCAGTTGATCTAAATTTAAAGCTGATGAAATGGAGAGTCATGCCTGAACTTGATCTGGATATCATAAAGAATAGTAAGGTTCTACTTCTCGGTGCTGGAACACTGGGAAGTTATGTCTCGAGAGTATTGCTAGGATATGGAGTTCGACACATTACGTTTGTTGATAATGGTAAAGTTTCATTCTCTAACCCTGTTAGACAACCGTTGTTCAATTTTACAGATTGTTTGGAGGGAGGTGCTCCGAAAGCCGAAACTGCAGCCAAAGCATTGAAATTAATTTTTCCGTTAATAACAAGCCAAGGATATAACTTGGAAGTACCTATGGCTGGACACCCGGTTACCGATGAAAAAAGACAGTATGAAGACTATCAAAGGTTAGTGACCCTAATAAAGGAACATGATGTAGTTTTCCTTCTAATGGATTCAAGGGAAACGAGGTGGCTGCCTACCGTGCTTTGCAACGTTTTTGATAAAATTTGCATCACTGCTGCATTGGGATTTGATTCATACCTGGTAATGAGACATGGAAACTTGTTTAATACCGAGCACATAGAAGCGGAAGAGAACTCTCACAGGCTGGGATGCTATTTCTGCAACGATATCATTGCTCCGAAAGATAGCACAACTGATCGAACTTTGGATCAAATGTGCACAGTGACCAGACCAGGGGTAGCCTTACTTGCTAGTTCTTTGGCTGCGGAACTATTTGtttccattcttcaacacCCTCTAAAGAGTCATGCGCCTGCATCACTCCATGATAATGCCACAGTTCTTGGATGTTTACCACAACAACTCCGAGGGTTTCTTCACAATTTCGAAACCTCCAAACTTGAAGCAAATAACTACGAATACTGCTCTGCATGTTCGATACAGGTATTAAACGAATACAAATCCAGAACTTGGgattttgtcaaagatgCCCTGAATGAAAACAATTATCTTGAGGATTTGACAGGCCTTACTAAGGTCAAGCAAGAATCTGAGATAGCCgagaagaagtttcaagagtttgaaaacGGTTTAGAGTTtagtgatgaagattcaGAATGGATAAACTAA
- a CDS encoding Farnesyl pyrophosphate synthetase, with amino-acid sequence MSKEVAAKNKVKFLAFFPDLVFELEVMLENYGMPADAINWFKRSLNYNTPGGKLNRGISVVDTYVILKGYKSWDELSAEEFKKAAILGWCVELLQAYFLVADDMMDQSITRRGQPCWYKVENVGNIAINDSFMLEGAIYKILRKYFKKESYYADLLDLLHEVTFQTELGQLLDLITAPEDHVDLSKFTPAKHSFIVIFKTAYYSFYLPVVMAMYLSGITHEKDLQQAEHILIPLGEYFQIQDDYLDCFGKPEDIGKIGTDIQDNKCSWVINQALRLASPEQRQILDENYGRKDADKEAKCKEVFDQLDIAGKYKAYEENIGKELQKRIADTEEDRGFKKEVFQVFFDKIYKRTK; translated from the coding sequence ATGTCCAAAGAAGTAGCAGCTAAGAACAAAGTGAAGTTCCTTGCGTTCTTTCCAGACCTCGTGTTTGAGCTGGAAGTCATGCTGGAAAATTACGGCATGCCTGCTGATGCAATCAACTGGTTCAAGAGATCCTTGAACTACAACACTCCTGGTGGAAAACTCAACAGAGGTATCTCTGTTGTCGACACCTATGTCATTCTCAAGGGGTACAAGTCATGGGACGAGTTAAGTGCCgaagagttcaagaaagCTGCTATTTTAGGATGGTGTGTCGAATTGCTACAAGCCTACTTCCTGGTCGCTGATGATATGATGGATCAGTCAATCACCAGAAGAGGCCAACCTTGTTGGTACAAGGTTGAAAATGTAGGAAACATTGCCATTAACGACTCTTTCATGCTAGAAGGTGCTATCTATAAAATTTTACGCAAgtacttcaagaaagaatcttATTATGCTGACTTGTTGGATCTGCTCCATGAGGTAACTTTCCAAACTGAGTTAGGCCAATTGTTGGATTTGATCACCGCTCCAGAAGACCACGTcgatctttccaagtttaCCCCAGCCAAGCATTCTTTTATTGTCATTTTTAAAACTGCTTATTACTCGTTCTACCTGCCAGTTGTGATGGCAATGTACCTGAGCGGTATTACCCATGAAAAAGATCTACAACAGGCTGAGCACATCTTGATTCCGCTAGGTGAATACTTCCAGATTCAAGATGACTACCTTGATTGTTTTGGTAAACCAGAAGACATTGGAAAGATCGGAACTGACATCCAGGATAATAAGTGTTCTTGGGTCATCAACCAAGCTTTGAGGTTGGCTAGCCCCGAACAGAGACAGATATTGGATGAAAACTATGGACGCAAAGATGCCGACAAGGAAGCCAAATGTAAAGAAGTTTTCGACCAGCTCGACATTGCCGGGAAGTACAAGGCTTATGAGGAGAACATCGGCAAAGAATTGCAGAAGAGAATCGCTGacacagaagaagacaggggattcaagaaggaagtcttccaagttttctttgacaagATCTACAAGAGAACCAAATAA
- a CDS encoding Acetyl-CoA C-acetyltransferase (acetoacetyl-CoA thiolase), cytosolic enzyme: MSEPVYIVSAARTPIGSFQGSLSSLSCIDLGAHAVVAALEKVPQIKPTAVEEIFFGNVLQANLGQAPARQVAIKAGLGEDTVATTVNKVCASALKSIILGAQAILTGTADIVVAGGAESMTNTPYYVPNARAGLKFGNGILVDGVSKDGLNDAYDGLAMGVHAEKCASDHDLSREAQDDFAVQSYKKAKAAHENGKFANEIAPITIKGFRGKPDTVITEDEEYSKLNEPKLRSARAVFKKENGTVTAPNASPINDGGAAVILVSERKLKELNLIPLAKIRGWGDAARAPEDFTIAPSLAVPKALKHAGVDINDVDFFEFNEAFSVVGLANQKILNLPTEKLNVYGGAVAIGHPLGCSGARIVVTLLSVLHQEGGKLGVAAICNGGGGASSIVIEAVTSKSHI; encoded by the coding sequence ATGAGTGAACCTGTTTACATTGTTAGTGCTGCTAGAACCCCAATTGGCTCCTTCCAAGGATCTTTGTCCTCTCTGAGCTGTATTGACCTCGGAGCTCACGCGGTTGTTGCTGCGTTGGAGAAAGTTCCTCAGATTAAACCAACTGCCGTCGaagaaatcttctttggtaaCGTTCTTCAAGCCAACCTGGGTCAAGCGCCAGCAAGACAAGTTGCCATCAAGGCTGGTCTGGGTGAAGACACAGTCGCTACTACTGTTAACAAGGTCTGTGCTTCTGCATTGAAATCTATTATCTTGGGAGCTCAAGCCATTCTGACTGGAACTGCCGatattgttgttgctgGTGGTGCTGAGTCTATGACCAACACACCTTACTATGTTCCCAATGCACGTGCTGGTCTAAAATTTGGTAACGGTATTTTAGTCGATGGTGTTTCAAAGGACGGTTTGAATGACGCGTACGATGGTTTGGCTATGGGTGTCCATGCCGAGAAATGTGCCTCTGACCATGATTTGTCAAGAGAAGCACAAGATGACTTTGCTGTTCAGTCCTACAAGAAGGCAAAAGCTGCCCatgaaaatggaaagtTCGCCAATGAGATAGCCCCAATCACTATTAAGGGTTTCCGTGGTAAGCCAGATACTGTTATCACTGAGGACGAGGAATACTCAAAACTTAATGAACCAAAATTGAGATCTGCTAGAGCtgtcttcaagaaggaaaatggTACCGTCACTGCTCCAAACGCTTCCCCTATTAATGATGGTGGTGCCGCTGTTATCCTGGTCAGTGAACGTaagttgaaagaactgaaCTTGATACCATTGGCCAAAATCAGAGGTTGGGGTGATGCTGCCAGAGCTCCGGAAGACTTTACTATTGCTCCATCTTTGGCCGTTCCAAAGGCTTTGAAGCATGCCGGtgttgatatcaatgacgttgatttctttgaattcaacGAGGCCTTCTCCGTTGTTGGATTGGCTAACCAAAAGATCCTCAATCTTCCAACCGAGAAGCTCAATGTGTACGGTGGAGCAGTAGCCATTGGTCACCCACTGGGCTGTTCTGGTGCTAGAATTGTCGTCACACTGTTGAGTGTTTTGCACCAGGAGGGTGGTAAGCTTGGTGTTGCTGCTATCTGTAACGGAGGTGGAGGTGCATCTTCTATTGTTATAGAAGCTGTTACCTCAAAGAGTCATATTTGA
- a CDS encoding Subunit of the SWI/SNF chromatin remodeling complex, protein MSLNELQAEPKDKDPIISQDSDSSMADAIEDGNVPEPGERDSLSRSRSRSDSEIEEDQAVRVDGRNQNGEQVVEAITSDVANDEQRLPNPISLKKSPSEPVLEADIHVKQENESQAESDDKSQGTPEQEEPSQSQTQRITHTEQENRSAEPKQELGSKSELEELEPELSVQGPKSNGSATKKGTPEEKSVFRPSASSDESTAEGTPIASPKVTDDVSSKPIFDDKVNASSSKASPKTTPKAATPKESHKPTPVLDADEDENLEDDKTDYVKAEVVERPLPEDKPQTHTIVIPSYSTWFSLRRVSDIEKKSLPEFFNNVNKHKTEALYIKYRNFMVNTYRMNPNEYLTVTACRRNLIGDAGTIMRVHRFLNRWGLINYQVNAELRPQNINPVSTESYRIDYDTPRGLFPFETYKPPTKLPDLTHIKKLLRSDDVETTTNEPPKKKVKLFTEPDKNQGWNEEKLGKLFEGIKQYGNNWNQIAQHVGDKTPEQCILRFLELPIEDKFLEENPQLLGPLKYIPRLPFSPVDNPVMSTLAFLATLVDHSVASAASTRAIRAIEKIIVNKIELKEDKSKEEPQGETTDKETNTIKSERKQSTDDTEKSPRTNTPSEIKPTSEKEKEENKEEVLEKPAENVKEREDPLEDIKDAGVNSFGIVASRAHVFATYEERELHKHIISLVNQQMKLVDIKLAKVSKLEKEFEFKKKKLKVQQERNFLERISLSKSTGQVHDKLMEAVNLLENCDSSEKIKSILDEAKELALKPSNIETIVRKIGANDANPDGTKDRDDSVKPISLDSPQLYRYWSG, encoded by the coding sequence ATGTCCCTGAATGAATTACAGGCAGAGCCAAAGGATAAAGACCCCATAATTAGTCAGGATTCAGATTCTTCTATGGCTGATGCTATCGAGGATGGAAATGTGCCTGAACCAGGAGAACGTGATAGTTTGTCGAGGTCTCGAAGTAGGTCTGActctgaaattgaagaagaccaagCTGTTAGAGTAGATGGAAGGAATCAGAATGGGGAGCAAGTAGTTGAAGCCATCACTAGCGATGTGGCCAATGATGAGCAACGGCTGCCAAACCCAATAAGTCTAAAAAAATCACCATCAGAGCCAGTATTAGAAGCTGATATACATGTAAAGCAAGAAAACGAATCGCAGGCTGAGTCGGACGATAAATCGCAAGGAACTCcagaacaagaagaacCATCACAATCACAGACACAACGAATTACACATACAGAACAAGAAAATCGGTCAGCAGAACCCAAGCAAGAGCTAGGAAGCAAGTCAGAGTTGGAAGAGCTAGAGCCAGAACTTTCTGTGCAAGGCCCTAAAAGTAACGGAAGTGCAACAAAAAAGGGAAcaccagaagaaaaatctgtGTTCAGACCATCTGCTTCCTCTGACGAATCCACTGCTGAGGGAACGCCCATTGCTTCCCCCAAAGTCACTGACGATGTTTCATCCAAGCCAATCTTTGATGACAAGGTCAACGCTTCATCCTCAAAGGCCTCACCAAAGACAACACCAAAAGCTGCTACTCCAAAGGAATCGCACAAACCAACACCTGTTCTGGATgcagatgaagatgaaaatttggaagatgacAAAACAGATTATGTCAAAGCTGAAGTAGTTGAAAGACCGTTACCCGAAGATAAACCTCAGACACATACTATTGTCATACCATCTTACAGCACATGGTTTAGTTTGAGAAGGGTCAGTGATATCGAGAAAAAGTCCCTTCCagagtttttcaataatgttAATAAACATAAAACAGAGGCCCTATACATAAAGTACAGAAACTTTATGGTGAACACTTATAGAATGAATCCAAATGAGTACTTGACTGTAACAGCATGTCGCCGCAATCTGATTGGAGATGCTGGAACAATTATGAGAGTTCATCGTTTCCTCAACAGATGGGGACTGATTAACTACCAGGTTAACGCTGAGTTAAGACCTCAGAATATAAACCCTGTCTCTACAGAGAGCTACAGAATAGACTACGATACACCGAGAGGTTTGTTTCCGTTTGAAACTTACAAACCTCCTACAAAATTACCAGATCTGACTCATATCAAGAAACTTCTACGAAGTGATGACGTAGAAACTACTACCAATGAGCCAcccaagaagaaagtgaaGCTATTTACAGAACCAGATAAAAATCAAGGTTGGAACGAAGAGAAGTTAGGGAAATTATTCGAAGGAATCAAACAGTACGGCAACAACTGGAACCAAATTGCCCAGCATGTGGGTGACAAGACCCCTGAACAGTGTATATTGAGGTTTTTGGAATTACCTATCGAAGAcaagtttcttgaagagAACCCACAATTACTAGGACCTTTGAAGTATATTCCCAGACTTCCCTTCTCCCCTGTTGATAACCCGGTAATGTCAACCCTTGCCTTTCTCGCTACGTTGGTCGATCATTCAGTTGCTTCTGCTGCTTCTACTAGAGCCATCAGGgcaattgaaaaaataattGTTAATAAGATTGAGTTGAAGGAGGATAAAAGTAAAGAGGAACCTCAGGGTGAAACTACAGATAAAGAAACTAATACGATCAAGTCTGAACGAAAGCAGTCGACGGATGATACAGAAAAGTCACCAAGAACCAATACTCCCTCTGAAATAAAGCCAACCAgtgagaaagaaaaggaagaaaacaaagaagaagtaTTGGAGAAGCCAGCTGAGAATGTAAAGGAAAGAGAGGACCCACTAGAGGATATAAAAGATGCTGGTGTCAACAGTTTTGGTATTGTTGCTTCTCGAGCTCATGTATTTGCAACTTATGAGGAAAGAGAATTACACAAACATATTATCTCTCTCGTAAATCAACAAATGAAGCTGGTGGACATCAAACTCGCTAAAGTGTCAAAGctagaaaaagaattcgaattcaagaagaagaagttgaaagttcaacaggaaagaaactttttaGAGAGAATTTCTTTGTCCAAATCCACAGGTCAAGTCCATGACAAATTGATGGAAGCAGTGAACCTGTTAGAAAACTGTGACTCaagtgaaaaaatcaaaagtaTCCTTGATGAAGCAAAGGAGTTAGCGTTGAAACCTTCGAACATAGAAACAATAGTTAGAAAGATAGGTGCTAATGATGCCAATCCGGATGGAACGAAAGATAGAGATGACTCCGTCAAACCCATTAGTTTGGATTCTCCTCAGTTATATAGATACTGGTCAGGTTAA
- a CDS encoding Cyclin-dependent protein kinase, component of RNA polymerase II holoenzyme, producing the protein MNRLYNQTQQPMRMASNDFFSIGPYRKRKDQSRESVLDKYTILGYIASGTYGKVFKASGKSKDNQKQFYAIKKFKIDSKDSEITHYTGISQSAIREISLCKELKNENVINLTEIVLENKCIYMISEFAEYDLLQIIHHHSHPDLKPINEQMLKSILFQILQGLNYLHENWIIHRDLKPANIMVTSEGIVKIGDLGLARKFNNLLQTLYTGDKVVVTIWYRSPELLLGARHYTPAIDLWAVGCILAELLSLRPIFKGEEAKIDKKQLPFQENQLLKIIEILGTPTVHSWKSLKDYPEYHQLSKFNIFPPNLSAWFHSMGGQNKNCLGLLSNLLQYDPADRLSAHSALSHDWFSESPAITKNVFKNTKVKYPIRKIQKDDVNLLNQSQQYSNIGQKRAIQDDGSRKRRA; encoded by the coding sequence ATGAATCGTCTTTACAACCAAACGCAGCAGCCAATGAGGATGGCAAGCAATGACTTCTTTTCCATTGGGCCTTACAGAAAGCGAAAGGATCAATCAAGGGAGTCTGTGCTTGACAAATACACCATTCTTGGATACATAGCGTCTGGAACGTATGGAAAGGTGTTCAAAGCCAGTGGAAAGTCAAAGGATAACCAGAAACAATTCTATGctatcaaaaagttcaaaattgaCAGCAAAGACAGTGAAATTACTCATTATACTGGTATATCTCAAAGTGCAATCAGAGAGATATCACTTTGCAAAGAACTAAAGAACGAAAACGTTATCAATTTGACAGAGATTGTGCTGGAAAACAAATGCATTTACATGATCAGTGAGTTTGCCGAATACGATCTGCTTCAAATTATTCACCATCATAGTCACCCAGATTTGAAACCCATCAACGAACAAATGCTGAAATCGATTTTATTTCAGATTTTGCAAGGTTTGAACTACTTACATGAAAATTGGATCATACATAGAGATTTGAAACCTGCAAATATTATGGTTACTAGTGAAGGAATAGTGAAAATCGGTGATTTAGGTTTGGCcagaaagttcaacaatttgtTGCAGACCTTATATACTGGTGACAAGGTCGTAGTCACCATTTGGTATCGATCTCCTGAGCTGTTGTTGGGAGCTAGGCATTATACTCCAGCCATTGATCTATGGGCTGTTGGCTGTATCTTGGCCGAATTACTATCTTTGAGGCCAATATTCAAAGGTGAGGAGGCCAAGATAGATAAGAAACAATTGCCCTTCCAAGAAAACCAGCTGTTAAAAATCATAGAAATTCTAGGTACGCCAACAGTGCACTCTtggaaatcattgaaagattatcctgaatatcatcaattgtCCAAATTCAATATTTTCCCTCCTAATTTGTCGGCATGGTTCCATTCAATGGGTGGTCAGAATAAGAACTGCTTAGGACTACTGTCAAACCTTTTGCAGTATGACCCGGCTGATCGTCTGAGCGCTCATAGCGCTCTAAGTCATGACTGGTTCTCTGAGTCACCGGCAATAACCAAGAATGTCTTCAAGAACACTAAGGTCAAGTATCCAATCAGAAAGATCCAAAAGGACGATgtcaatcttttgaaccAGTCACAACAATACTCAAACATAGGCCAGAAAAGAGCAATACAAGATGATGGTAGTCGTAAGAGAAGAGCCTGA
- a CDS encoding Golgi membrane protein with similarity to mammalian CASP — translation MTDADFQVVFEAWQAVDLQGVKKLVDDEAKEIESSKSSSLDQRKQLSFKTKEFKKLDDERKLTQWRSLLKEYQNYIDDLTKGNNRVVQTFLELHKVVVDLKDPTSTLSKEQETNTELQKAVKKLSTELRHSEQHWASEKKGLEEKFNVQIKETEEKSLDQIKTAQTEIVQLRDELKQKSSENEELQVVIETLDAKLKKNSQGQNNDDTYSNYDMLNRDLESNKLKILELERLNNSLKEELAKKDDKAYQERVTELEKESVEYLSKLEEERLNKRNAIKSLKDELDRTKEALNEKIEECARLNSSLEEKNDYEQIKQDLKVLKLIELGEGEEEELTGTLDNILLNKNKKLSNELVSYRSKQEDMVNSIQELEEKLAFSQKQVEQLQQLNQDLEKETSVEKWDAISMISARPDTSIQDNSLITMVSQQRDRFKQRNKDLEKDVRLQLNKISELQRKVQSLSSDNNQLYERIRFLSSYDSNKNQSKESQSEEYYKRSYEDKLHPIEQFRLAESKRISSRISPMERIFISLIRAILSTKLSRYLFLAYCISLHLIVMSMTMYVMNIHNDLSPEITINEGASVGGANAGGIHGGLGNV, via the coding sequence ATGACTGACGCTGACTTCCAAGTAGTATTTGAAGCGTGGCAAGCTGTCGATCTACAGGGTGTTAAGAAGCTTGTAGATGATGAGgcaaaagagattgaaagTTCGAAgtcttcaagtttggatCAAAGAAAGCAGTTGAGTTTTAAGACGAaggagttcaagaaattggaCGATGAGCGTAAATTGACACAATGGAGGTCGTTGTTGAAGGAGTATCAAAACTacattgatgatttgacCAAGGGAAATAATCGTGTTGTACAGACATTCTTGGAATTGCATAAAGTAGTGGTGGATTTGAAGGATCCTACAAGTACTTTGAGCAAGGAGCAAGAGACGAATACCGAATTACAGAAAGCTGTGAAAAAACTTTCCACAGAACTGAGGCATTCAGAACAACACTGGGCTTCCGAGAAGAAAggattggaagaaaaatttaACGTACAGATAAAGGAAACGGAAGAGAAAAGTCTTGATCAGATTAAGACAGCCCAAACTGAAATAGTCCAATTGAGGGATGAGCTGAAGCAAAAATCttcagaaaatgaagagcTTCAAGTGGTGATTGAAACCCTTGATGCCAAGCTAAAAAAGAACAGCCAAGGACAAAATAATGATGATACATACTCCAATTATGACATGTTAAATAGAGATTTGGAGTCCAATAAACTAAAGATCCTTGAATTGGAAAGGTTGAACAACTCTCTAAAGGAGGAATtagcaaagaaagatgacAAAGCCTACCAGGAGAGGGTCACCGAACTCGAAAAGGAGAGTGTGGAGTATCTCTCTAAgctggaagaagaaaggttGAATAAACGGAACGCCATTAAAAGTTTGAAGGACGAATTAGATCGAACTAAAGAAGCTTTGAACGAGAAAATAGAAGAGTGCGCCCGTTTGAATTCTAGTTTAGAGGAGAAAAATGACTACGAGCAGATTAAACAAGATTTAAAAGTGCTTAAACTAATCGAGTTAGGGGAAGGTGAAGAGGAAGAGTTGACTGGAACTCTTGATAATATATTACtgaacaagaacaaaaagCTAAGTAATGAGTTGGTTAGCTACAGATCGAAACAAGAGGACATGGTTAATTCAATTCAGGAACTGGAAGAGAAGCTTGCGTTTTCTCAAAAGCAAGTAGAGCAGTTACAGCAGTTAAACCAggatttggagaaggagaCTAGTGTGGAAAAATGGGATGcaatttcaatgatttcTGCCAGGCCGGACACTTCAATACAGGACAATTCGTTGATTACAATGGTATCACAACAAAGAGATCGATTTAAGCAAAGGAAcaaagatcttgaaaaagacgTTAGATTacaattgaacaaaatttCTGAGCTTCAAAGAAAGGTCCAatcactttcttcagaCAATAATCAATTATACGAGAGAATCAGGTTTTTGTCATCCTATGACAGTAATAAGAATCAGTCCAAGGAGAGCCAGTCGGAAGAGTACTACAAGAGAAGTTACGAAGACAAATTGCATCCGATAGAACAATTTAGGTTGGCAGAGTCCAAAAGGATTAGCTCTAGGATTTCTCCAATGGAACGGATATTCATTTCGCTTATCCGAGCTATTCTATCGACCAAACTATCCAGATACTTGTTTTTAGCATATTGCATCAGCCTGCACTTAATTGTGATGTCAATGACGATGTATGTGATGAATATCCATAATGATCTTTCTCCAGAAATTACCATCAATGAGGGTGCCAGTGTAGGAGGAGCAAATGCTGGAGGTATTCATGGAGGCTTGGGTAACGTTTGA
- a CDS encoding Subunit 8 of ubiquinol cytochrome-c reductase complex, translating into MAGHPGAYMGWWGFIGSPKQKNVTTYTISPYVGSPLKGSSERAIFNVWRRTKAQALYVIIPGIIVWNVWAQARDYNEYLYTKAGREELERVNV; encoded by the coding sequence ATGGCAGGACATCCAGGTGCTTACATGGGCTGGTGGGGATTCATTGGATCCCCCAAGCAAAAGAACGTCACTACCTACACCATCTCCCCTTACGTCGGATCTCCTTTGAAAGGATCATCGGAAAGAGCCATTTTCAACGTTTGGAGAAGAACCAAAGCTCAGGCTTTGTATGTGATTATTCCAGGTATCATCGTTTGGAACGTGTGGGCTCAAGCTAGAGACTACAATGAATACCTGTACACCAAGGCAGGTAGAGAGGAGCTTGAGCGTGTTAACGTTTAA